From one Streptomyces sp. SCSIO 30461 genomic stretch:
- the dxr gene encoding 1-deoxy-D-xylulose-5-phosphate reductoisomerase, protein MTDSPSPLADPHIVFDPAAGRRDIVVLGSTGSIGTQAIDLVLRNPDRFRATALSAAGGRVELLAEQAYRLRVRTVAVAREEAVPALREALRERYGTGEPLPEILAGPEAATDLAASDCHTVLNGITGSIGLAPTLAALGAGRTLALANKESLIVGGPLVKALAKPGQIIPVDSEHAALFQALAAGTRADVRKLVVTASGGPFRGRTRAELADVTPRDALAHPTWAMGPVITVNSATLVNKGLEVIEAHLLYDISFDCIEVVVHPQSYVHSMVEFTDGSTLAQATPPDMRGPIAIGIGWPERVLDAAPAFDWTTASSWEFFPLDTEAFPSVGLARQVGELGGTAPAVFNAANEECVDAFLAGRLPFNGIMDTVTAIVGEHGTPARGTSLTVPDVLEAETWARARARELAARAGQTVGLPTGQKAKATTAKATAEARA, encoded by the coding sequence ATGACCGACAGCCCATCCCCCCTCGCCGACCCGCATATCGTCTTCGACCCGGCCGCAGGCCGGCGGGACATCGTCGTACTCGGCTCCACCGGCTCCATCGGCACCCAGGCCATCGACCTGGTCCTGCGCAACCCCGACCGGTTCCGTGCCACGGCCCTCTCGGCAGCCGGCGGCCGGGTCGAGCTGCTGGCGGAGCAGGCGTACCGGCTGAGGGTGCGTACGGTCGCTGTCGCACGCGAGGAAGCCGTCCCCGCGCTCAGGGAGGCGCTGCGCGAGCGGTACGGGACGGGCGAGCCGCTCCCCGAGATCCTCGCCGGACCCGAGGCGGCCACGGATCTGGCCGCGTCCGACTGCCACACCGTGCTCAACGGCATCACCGGCTCCATCGGACTCGCGCCCACCCTCGCCGCACTCGGAGCGGGCCGCACCCTCGCCCTCGCCAACAAGGAGTCGCTGATCGTCGGTGGCCCCCTGGTGAAGGCGCTGGCCAAGCCCGGTCAGATCATCCCCGTGGACTCCGAGCACGCCGCGCTCTTCCAGGCACTGGCCGCCGGCACCCGCGCCGACGTCCGCAAGCTGGTCGTCACCGCGTCCGGAGGCCCCTTCCGGGGGCGTACCAGGGCCGAGCTGGCGGATGTCACCCCGCGGGACGCCCTCGCGCACCCCACCTGGGCCATGGGCCCGGTGATCACCGTCAACAGCGCGACCCTCGTCAACAAGGGCCTTGAGGTCATCGAGGCGCACCTGCTCTACGACATTTCGTTCGACTGCATTGAGGTGGTCGTGCATCCCCAGTCGTATGTCCACTCGATGGTGGAATTCACGGATGGCTCGACGCTGGCCCAGGCCACGCCTCCGGATATGCGCGGACCGATCGCGATCGGCATCGGCTGGCCGGAGCGGGTGCTCGACGCGGCGCCCGCCTTCGACTGGACCACGGCCTCCAGCTGGGAGTTCTTCCCGCTGGACACCGAGGCCTTCCCCTCCGTCGGGCTCGCCCGGCAGGTGGGGGAACTGGGCGGTACGGCCCCGGCGGTGTTCAATGCCGCGAACGAGGAATGTGTGGACGCGTTTCTCGCGGGACGGCTGCCGTTCAACGGAATCATGGATACGGTCACGGCAATCGTCGGCGAACACGGGACCCCGGCCAGGGGAACCTCGCTGACGGTGCCGGACGTCCTGGAAGCGGAGACCTGGGCACGCGCCCGGGCCCGGGAACTGGCCGCCCGGGCCGGACAGACGGTCGGCCTGCCCACCGGGCAGAAGGCCAAGGCGACGACAGCGAAGGCGACAGCGGAGGCTCGCGCATGA
- a CDS encoding EamA family transporter has product MQDAPRRGSGAVWGALAIVYVVWGSTYLAIRVVVETMPPFLSTGARFLTAGLILAAFIAWRQGPSALKATPHQLGSAVLVGLLLLVGGNSLVVLAETSVPSGLAALLVAVVPAWVVVLRRLSGERPGPGAYAGVALGLAGLAVLTLPGLSGDVRLWGVLTVVAGTLMWSVGSFSSSRIPMPANPFAASAYEMTAAGFGCLLIGLLRGEQHGFVLTEASARSWTALAYLVVFGSLIAFTAYAWLLQSAPLSLVATYAYVNPVVAVLLGALILDEALTWPIAVGGAVVVAGVGLIVSTERRR; this is encoded by the coding sequence ATCCAGGACGCGCCCCGTCGCGGATCCGGGGCGGTCTGGGGCGCGCTCGCCATCGTGTACGTCGTCTGGGGTTCGACGTACCTAGCCATACGCGTCGTCGTCGAGACGATGCCGCCGTTCCTGTCCACCGGCGCCCGCTTCCTCACCGCGGGGCTCATACTCGCCGCGTTCATCGCCTGGCGGCAGGGGCCGTCCGCCCTGAAAGCCACTCCGCACCAGCTCGGCTCCGCCGTGCTGGTCGGTCTGCTGCTCCTGGTCGGCGGCAACTCCCTGGTGGTCCTCGCCGAGACGTCCGTGCCCTCCGGGCTCGCCGCCCTCCTCGTCGCCGTCGTCCCGGCCTGGGTCGTGGTCCTGCGTCGGCTCTCCGGCGAACGGCCGGGCCCCGGTGCCTACGCCGGTGTCGCACTAGGGCTCGCCGGGCTCGCGGTGCTCACCCTTCCCGGACTGAGCGGCGACGTACGCCTCTGGGGCGTACTGACCGTCGTGGCGGGGACCCTGATGTGGTCGGTCGGCTCGTTCTCCTCGTCCCGCATCCCCATGCCCGCCAACCCCTTCGCGGCGAGTGCCTACGAGATGACGGCCGCGGGCTTCGGCTGCCTGCTGATCGGTCTGCTCCGGGGTGAGCAGCACGGCTTCGTGCTCACCGAGGCGTCCGCCCGCTCCTGGACGGCGCTCGCCTACCTGGTGGTGTTCGGGTCGCTGATCGCTTTCACGGCGTACGCCTGGCTGCTCCAGTCGGCTCCGCTGTCGCTGGTCGCCACCTACGCGTACGTCAACCCCGTCGTCGCCGTACTCCTCGGCGCGCTGATCCTCGACGAGGCGCTCACCTGGCCGATCGCGGTCGGCGGCGCGGTCGTCGTGGCGGGTGTCGGTCTCATCGTCAGCACGGAGCGCCGCCGCTGA
- a CDS encoding site-2 protease family protein has protein sequence MTILLTVLGIALFAVGLLFSIAWHELGHLSTAKLFGIRVPQYMVGFGPTIWSRHKGETEYGIKAIPAGGYIRMIGMFPPGQDGRIEARSTSPWRGMIEDARTAAFEELKPGDEDRLFYTRKPWKRVIVMFAGPFMNLVLAVAIFLGVSMSFGFQTQTTTVAGVQQCVIPQSEERDTCEKTDPQSPGAAAGLLKGDRITAFDGTPVKDWADLSNRIRSTVGPATITVDRDGQEKVLHATLRENLVAKKDADGQVVRDEYVRAGYLGFAAQSEIVPQTFGQSVDRMGDMMENGVESILSLPTKVPDLWTAAFGDGERKDDSPVGVVGAARISGEVLNLDAPTPNIIATFLMLLAGFNLSLFLFNMLPLLPLDGGHIAGALWESVRRNIAWLFRRPDPGPFDVAKLMPVAYVVAGIFVCFTLLVLVADIVNPVKIS, from the coding sequence ATGACGATTCTGTTGACGGTCCTCGGGATAGCGCTGTTCGCGGTCGGGCTGCTCTTCTCCATCGCCTGGCACGAGCTCGGCCATCTGTCGACCGCCAAGCTGTTCGGCATCCGCGTGCCCCAGTACATGGTGGGTTTCGGCCCCACGATCTGGTCGCGACACAAGGGCGAGACGGAGTACGGCATCAAGGCCATCCCGGCCGGCGGCTACATCCGCATGATCGGGATGTTCCCGCCGGGCCAGGACGGCCGTATCGAGGCCCGCTCCACTTCGCCCTGGCGCGGAATGATCGAGGATGCGCGTACGGCCGCCTTCGAGGAACTGAAGCCGGGTGACGAAGACCGGCTCTTCTACACCCGCAAGCCGTGGAAGCGCGTCATCGTGATGTTCGCGGGCCCGTTCATGAACCTGGTGCTCGCGGTGGCGATCTTCCTGGGTGTCTCGATGTCGTTCGGCTTCCAGACCCAGACCACCACGGTCGCCGGGGTCCAGCAGTGCGTCATCCCGCAGAGCGAGGAACGCGACACCTGCGAGAAGACCGACCCGCAGTCGCCGGGTGCCGCGGCCGGTCTGCTGAAGGGCGACCGCATCACGGCCTTCGACGGCACTCCGGTGAAGGACTGGGCCGACCTGTCCAACCGCATCAGGAGCACCGTCGGCCCCGCCACCATCACCGTGGACCGCGACGGTCAGGAGAAGGTCCTCCACGCCACCCTGCGCGAGAACCTGGTCGCCAAGAAGGACGCCGACGGACAGGTCGTCCGCGACGAGTACGTCCGCGCCGGATATCTGGGCTTCGCCGCACAGAGCGAGATCGTGCCGCAGACCTTCGGGCAGTCCGTCGACCGTATGGGCGACATGATGGAGAACGGCGTCGAGTCGATCCTCTCGCTGCCCACCAAGGTCCCCGACCTGTGGACCGCGGCCTTCGGCGACGGCGAGCGCAAGGACGACTCACCGGTCGGGGTGGTCGGCGCAGCCCGCATCAGCGGAGAGGTGCTGAATCTCGACGCGCCGACGCCGAACATCATCGCCACGTTCCTGATGCTGCTCGCGGGCTTCAACCTGTCGCTGTTCCTGTTCAACATGCTCCCGCTGCTGCCGCTGGACGGTGGGCACATCGCCGGCGCCCTGTGGGAGTCCGTGCGGCGGAACATCGCCTGGCTCTTCCGCCGTCCGGACCCTGGGCCCTTCGACGTAGCGAAACTCATGCCGGTCGCCTATGTGGTGGCGGGAATCTTCGTCTGTTTCACCCTGCTGGTGCTGGTCGCCGACATCGTGAACCCGGTGAAGATCTCCTAG
- a CDS encoding aldehyde dehydrogenase family protein produces MTSTHAFWLAGRQATGETTFDVTSPWDGRVVGTVSVPTAAQVEEAVAAAHAVVDEFSATPAHVRAAALDHVSKRLAERSEEIAHLISAENGKPVKWARGEVGRAVSVFRFAAEEARRFNGGEAQRLDTDAGGQGRLGLTRRFPKGAVLGIAPFNFPLNLCAHKIAPAIAVGAPIILKPAPATPMSGLIIGELLAETELPAGSWSVLPVPNESMPVLVQDERLPVISFTGSDKVGYAIAESVPHKHCTLELGGNAAAVVLGDWSSDEDLDWAATRIATFANYQGGQSCISVQRVIADASVYDRLVPRIVAAVEQQGTGDPSDDATDVGPLVSEDAAKRVESWVDEAVSGGAKLLTGGTRDGVAYAPTVLGDLPADVTLACEEVFGPVLTLHRVEGEVEAFAEVNNSKFGLQAGVFTRDLQAAFRAHRALEVGGVIIGDVPSYRADQMPYGGVKQSGVGREGVKYAMDDYTYERVLVLTGLAL; encoded by the coding sequence ATGACTTCCACCCACGCCTTCTGGCTCGCCGGCCGCCAGGCCACCGGTGAGACGACCTTCGATGTCACGTCCCCCTGGGACGGACGGGTCGTCGGCACGGTCTCCGTGCCGACCGCGGCCCAGGTCGAGGAGGCCGTCGCCGCCGCGCACGCCGTTGTGGACGAGTTCTCGGCGACCCCCGCCCATGTACGCGCCGCGGCCCTCGACCACGTTTCGAAGCGGCTCGCCGAGCGCTCCGAGGAGATCGCCCACCTGATCTCCGCCGAGAACGGCAAGCCCGTCAAGTGGGCCCGCGGCGAGGTCGGCCGCGCCGTATCCGTCTTCCGCTTCGCTGCCGAGGAGGCCCGTCGCTTCAACGGCGGCGAGGCCCAGCGTCTCGACACCGACGCGGGCGGCCAGGGCCGACTCGGGCTCACCCGCCGCTTCCCGAAGGGCGCCGTCCTCGGTATCGCGCCGTTCAACTTCCCGCTGAACCTGTGCGCGCACAAGATCGCCCCCGCCATCGCCGTCGGCGCTCCGATCATCCTCAAGCCGGCGCCCGCGACCCCGATGTCCGGCCTGATCATCGGTGAGCTGCTGGCGGAGACCGAGCTGCCCGCCGGCTCCTGGTCCGTCCTGCCGGTGCCGAACGAGTCCATGCCCGTCCTGGTCCAGGACGAGCGGCTGCCGGTGATCTCGTTCACCGGTTCGGACAAGGTCGGCTACGCCATCGCGGAGTCCGTGCCCCACAAGCACTGCACCCTGGAGCTCGGGGGCAACGCCGCGGCCGTCGTACTCGGCGACTGGTCGTCCGATGAGGACCTGGACTGGGCGGCGACCCGTATCGCCACGTTCGCCAACTACCAGGGCGGCCAGTCCTGCATCTCCGTGCAGCGCGTCATCGCCGACGCGTCGGTCTACGACCGGCTCGTCCCGAGGATCGTCGCCGCCGTCGAGCAGCAGGGCACCGGCGACCCGTCCGACGATGCCACCGATGTCGGCCCGCTCGTCAGCGAGGACGCGGCCAAGCGGGTCGAGTCCTGGGTCGACGAGGCCGTCTCCGGCGGCGCCAAGCTGCTCACCGGCGGCACGCGCGACGGTGTGGCCTACGCCCCCACGGTGCTCGGCGACCTGCCCGCGGATGTGACCCTTGCCTGCGAGGAGGTGTTCGGTCCCGTGCTCACGCTGCACCGGGTCGAAGGCGAGGTGGAGGCCTTCGCCGAGGTCAACAACTCCAAGTTCGGTCTCCAGGCCGGTGTGTTCACCCGCGACCTCCAGGCCGCCTTCCGCGCCCACCGCGCCCTTGAGGTCGGCGGTGTGATCATCGGTGACGTCCCGTCCTACCGCGCCGACCAGATGCCGTACGGCGGCGTCAAGCAGTCCGGCGTCGGCCGCGAGGGCGTCAAGTACGCGATGGACGACTACACCTACGAGCGGGTGCTCGTCCTCACCGGACTGGCGCTGTAG
- a CDS encoding ATP-binding protein, with the protein MDTDGTYDAHGTRTGGSHSVPRPAGPPPMPNVPPEPPAVPPAPAHAPAPAIGGSLGDWLRTPRPQAGPGVWRLGHRPRPEQEPESIPIPRLLTGALISLLSALLLWSLYDNYYIPYWLDPHYWTGALVKLSDDAVVKGIIGGAIDILLLIGMIVFFGRLGHWPELGRRLLLPLLGVPRPPRRLGLESSAVTTRQDDPGDWLELRGAGQPAVADRLAGEVRDGRMNDIDFARIRRAWHSVQADPSRLEAFTESALRRGSAAFTHPSGDRDLPVRTVRHDLLAHQVRIGTAADHPRNPYARRTTGVALEPAVLGTSLLAVGPSGSGKTVRLIRPVVEAMCLQALANRAAVVAVAAQGTPLGPDEAFDLVIAPGRPDSTHDLDLYGGADDPDEAARVLAEALVGDLTADSRRAATALAQLIGPYRSVHGHFPAVSDLRDLVGGVPEAVRVLRETLEAAGEFSQLRELDARERQSERSDDIGVLLAERIAFLDRPAFARFFRTREADRQFSLRAIELPLRVRVDLPERGHSEASRIIARLVLAQFTEAALGRADRSLFACLVMDDATHTLTADAVRAVQRLRSANAGVVLALRTLEDVPDVLRGPLLGAVGCRMAFAGLGPWDGGRFAEAWGTEWVQTRDVTNRQIVSDEPLTKALHFMRRMVTGKSATAEAVTVREVERQRWPASELAHSLPAGHAVLSLTSVRGEHAPPVLVDLRT; encoded by the coding sequence ATGGACACCGACGGCACCTACGACGCTCACGGCACACGCACGGGCGGCTCGCACTCCGTCCCGCGCCCGGCCGGGCCACCGCCCATGCCGAACGTGCCGCCGGAGCCCCCGGCCGTGCCCCCGGCTCCCGCCCACGCTCCGGCCCCGGCGATCGGCGGCTCCCTCGGCGACTGGCTGCGCACACCCCGCCCGCAGGCCGGGCCAGGGGTGTGGCGACTGGGGCACCGGCCACGGCCGGAACAGGAGCCGGAGTCGATCCCGATTCCGAGGCTACTCACCGGCGCATTGATCTCACTGCTGTCCGCGCTGCTCCTCTGGTCGCTCTACGACAACTACTACATCCCGTATTGGCTGGACCCCCACTACTGGACAGGGGCCTTGGTCAAACTGTCCGATGATGCGGTGGTGAAGGGCATCATCGGCGGGGCGATCGACATCCTGCTGCTCATCGGAATGATTGTTTTCTTCGGTCGCCTCGGGCACTGGCCCGAGCTGGGCCGCCGTTTGCTGCTTCCGCTGCTCGGCGTACCGCGCCCGCCACGTCGGCTCGGTCTGGAATCCAGTGCTGTCACCACCAGGCAGGACGACCCCGGCGATTGGCTCGAACTGCGCGGCGCGGGCCAGCCGGCGGTCGCGGACCGCCTCGCGGGGGAGGTCAGAGACGGGCGGATGAACGACATCGATTTCGCCCGGATCCGCCGAGCCTGGCATTCCGTGCAGGCCGACCCGTCGCGCCTCGAGGCTTTCACGGAGTCCGCGTTGCGACGCGGCTCGGCCGCCTTCACGCATCCTTCCGGTGATCGGGACCTGCCCGTGCGTACCGTGCGGCACGACCTGCTGGCACACCAGGTGCGCATCGGCACCGCCGCCGACCACCCCCGCAACCCCTACGCCCGGCGCACCACCGGTGTCGCCCTCGAACCGGCCGTCCTCGGCACCTCGCTGCTCGCGGTCGGACCCTCGGGGTCCGGGAAGACCGTCCGGCTGATCCGCCCCGTGGTCGAGGCGATGTGCCTTCAGGCGCTCGCCAACCGGGCCGCAGTGGTGGCCGTCGCCGCGCAGGGCACGCCGCTCGGCCCTGACGAGGCCTTCGACCTGGTCATCGCGCCCGGGCGGCCCGACTCCACGCACGACCTCGACCTCTATGGCGGCGCCGACGATCCCGACGAGGCCGCCCGAGTGCTCGCTGAGGCCCTGGTCGGGGATCTGACCGCCGACAGCCGACGGGCAGCCACCGCGCTCGCGCAGCTCATCGGGCCCTACCGCAGTGTCCACGGCCATTTCCCCGCCGTATCCGACCTGCGCGATCTCGTCGGCGGGGTGCCCGAGGCCGTCCGCGTCCTGCGCGAAACCCTGGAAGCAGCCGGGGAGTTCTCCCAACTGCGGGAGCTGGACGCACGCGAGCGGCAGTCGGAGCGCTCGGACGACATCGGTGTGCTGCTCGCCGAGCGCATCGCGTTCCTCGACCGTCCCGCCTTCGCGCGGTTCTTCCGTACCCGCGAGGCGGATCGTCAGTTCTCGCTGCGGGCCATCGAGCTCCCGCTGCGGGTCCGCGTCGACCTGCCCGAGCGGGGACACTCGGAGGCGTCCCGGATCATCGCCCGGCTGGTCCTGGCCCAGTTCACCGAGGCAGCGCTGGGGCGCGCGGACCGCTCCCTCTTCGCTTGCCTGGTCATGGACGACGCCACCCATACGCTCACGGCCGACGCTGTCCGGGCGGTCCAGCGGCTGCGTTCGGCCAACGCCGGGGTGGTGCTCGCACTACGGACGCTGGAGGACGTGCCCGATGTGCTTCGTGGCCCGCTGCTCGGCGCCGTCGGCTGCCGGATGGCCTTCGCAGGGCTCGGGCCATGGGACGGGGGGCGTTTCGCCGAGGCCTGGGGCACGGAATGGGTGCAGACCCGGGACGTCACCAACCGGCAGATCGTCTCGGACGAGCCGCTCACCAAGGCGCTGCACTTCATGCGGCGGATGGTGACCGGGAAGAGCGCCACCGCCGAGGCCGTCACGGTCCGCGAGGTCGAGCGACAGCGCTGGCCCGCATCCGAACTCGCGCACTCCCTGCCCGCCGGGCACGCGGTGTTGTCGCTCACCTCGGTACGGGGTGAGCATGCGCCGCCGGTGCTGGTCGATCTCCGTACATGA
- a CDS encoding PucR family transcriptional regulator ligand-binding domain-containing protein: MPVTLASLVQHSALKLTVRAGEGRLETPVRWAHVSELADPVPYMEGGELLLVTAMTLDAADDEAMRRYVRRLDGAGVVGLGFAVGVNYDDIPEALLRAAGEAGFPLLEVPRRTPFLAISKAVSAAIAADQYRAVTAGFEVQRELTRAALADGPAALLTRLAAHVDGWAALYDASGSVVAAAPEWATRRAARLTGDVSRLSERSAPASAVVGETDDRVELQSLGTGRRVRGVLAVGTGAPLGTAERYAVHSAVALLTLTTERSRSLQAAEQRLGAAVLQLMLAGQPDHARAVAGDLYGTLLDAPFRLLIAERVGEPDPADAPALSALAESVESAAARSGETVLTVPEGDGRLVVLAADGGEVLSGCEAYAERKAEESGVVIGLSGPSGPIAAAGAYKQAEQALSVARRRGRALVEHEELAAGSVLPLLADDAVRAFADGMLRALYEHDATGRGDLVASLRAWLSRHGQWDAAAADLGVHRHTLRYRMRRVEEILGRSLDDPDVRMELWLALKATGDTPSHTEPRTAP; encoded by the coding sequence ATGCCGGTCACCCTTGCCTCGCTCGTCCAGCACTCCGCGCTGAAGCTGACCGTGCGCGCCGGGGAGGGCAGACTCGAAACGCCCGTGCGATGGGCGCACGTCAGCGAGCTCGCCGACCCCGTGCCCTACATGGAGGGTGGCGAGCTGCTCCTCGTCACAGCGATGACCCTGGACGCGGCCGACGACGAGGCGATGCGGCGCTATGTGCGGCGGCTGGACGGCGCCGGTGTGGTCGGGCTCGGGTTCGCCGTAGGCGTCAACTACGACGACATCCCCGAGGCCCTGCTGCGCGCGGCCGGGGAGGCCGGCTTCCCGCTGCTCGAAGTGCCCCGCCGCACGCCGTTCCTCGCGATCAGCAAGGCCGTGTCGGCCGCCATCGCCGCCGACCAGTACCGCGCCGTGACCGCGGGTTTCGAGGTCCAGCGCGAGCTCACCCGTGCCGCGCTCGCGGACGGCCCGGCCGCGCTGCTGACCAGGCTGGCCGCCCATGTCGACGGCTGGGCCGCCCTCTACGACGCCTCGGGGTCGGTCGTGGCCGCCGCACCGGAGTGGGCCACCCGGCGCGCGGCGAGACTCACCGGTGATGTGTCCCGGCTGAGTGAGCGGTCCGCGCCCGCGAGCGCGGTGGTCGGCGAAACGGACGACCGGGTGGAGCTCCAGTCACTGGGTACCGGGCGGCGGGTGCGGGGCGTACTCGCCGTGGGCACCGGCGCCCCGCTGGGCACAGCGGAGCGATACGCGGTGCACTCCGCGGTAGCCCTGCTCACCCTGACCACCGAGCGTTCGCGTTCGCTCCAGGCCGCCGAGCAGCGCCTCGGCGCCGCGGTGCTCCAGCTGATGCTCGCAGGGCAGCCCGACCACGCCCGCGCGGTCGCGGGGGACCTGTACGGAACACTGCTCGACGCGCCGTTCCGGCTGCTGATCGCCGAGCGGGTGGGGGAACCGGACCCCGCCGACGCGCCCGCTCTGTCCGCGCTCGCCGAATCCGTGGAGTCCGCCGCGGCACGGTCAGGCGAGACCGTGCTCACCGTGCCCGAGGGCGACGGCCGGCTCGTCGTGCTCGCCGCCGACGGGGGAGAGGTGCTCAGCGGCTGCGAGGCCTATGCCGAGCGGAAGGCCGAGGAGTCCGGAGTCGTCATCGGCCTGTCGGGGCCGTCCGGACCGATCGCGGCCGCGGGGGCGTACAAGCAGGCCGAACAGGCGCTCTCGGTCGCCCGTCGCCGTGGCCGCGCCCTCGTGGAGCACGAGGAGCTGGCCGCCGGATCCGTCCTCCCGCTCCTCGCCGACGACGCCGTGCGGGCATTCGCCGACGGGATGCTGCGCGCACTGTACGAGCACGACGCGACCGGCCGCGGAGATCTCGTGGCCTCTCTGCGGGCCTGGCTCTCCCGCCACGGCCAATGGGATGCGGCAGCGGCTGACCTGGGTGTACATCGGCACACCCTGCGCTACCGGATGCGCCGGGTCGAGGAGATCCTCGGCCGCTCGCTGGACGACCCGGACGTCCGGATGGAGCTGTGGCTGGCGCTCAAGGCCACCGGGGACACGCCGTCGCACACCGAACCCCGCACCGCACCGTAA
- a CDS encoding acyl-CoA dehydrogenase family protein, with protein MSAPSTPKTAPKVSEREARQVAEAAREQGWRKPSFAKELFLGRFRLDLIHPHPMPSPEEVQRGEQFLAKLRDFCETRIDGALIEREARIPDEVVAGLKELGALGMKIDPKYGGLGLTQVYYNKALALIGSASPAVGALLSAHQSIGVPQPLKLFGTQEQKDSFLPRCARTDISAFLLTEPDVGSDPARLATMAVPDGDDYVLDGVKLWTTNGVVADLLVVMARVPQSEGHKGGITAFVVEATSPGITVENRNAFMGLRGIENGVTRFHQVRVPAANRIGPEGSGLKIALTTLNTGRLSLPAMCVGAGKWCLKIAREWASVREQWGKPVAKHEAVGAKISFMAATTFALEAIVDLSSQMADEDRNDIRIEAALAKLYGSEMSWLMADELIQIRGGRGFETAESLAARGERAVPAEQMLRDMRINRIFEGSTEIMHLLIAREAVDAHLSVAGDIIDPDKSLGDKAKAGAQATAFYARWLPKLVAGPGQLPGSYAEFKRTGHADLSAHLRYVERSARKLARSTFYGMSRWQGRMETKQGFLGRVVDIGAELFAMSAACVRAEHLRLTGSHGREAYQLADAFCRQSRLRVEELFGRLWANTDDLDRKMVNGVLAGSYTWLEEGVIDPSGDGPWIADASPGPARRENVHRQIR; from the coding sequence ATGTCCGCCCCATCCACACCGAAAACCGCACCCAAGGTCTCCGAACGCGAAGCCCGGCAGGTCGCCGAGGCCGCACGGGAGCAGGGTTGGCGCAAGCCCAGCTTCGCCAAGGAACTCTTCCTGGGCCGCTTCCGGCTCGATCTCATCCATCCCCACCCGATGCCCTCGCCCGAGGAAGTCCAGCGCGGCGAGCAGTTCCTCGCCAAACTGCGGGACTTCTGCGAGACGCGGATCGACGGCGCCCTGATCGAGCGTGAGGCGCGGATCCCCGACGAGGTCGTCGCCGGACTCAAGGAGCTCGGCGCGCTGGGCATGAAGATCGACCCGAAATACGGCGGTCTCGGGCTCACCCAGGTCTACTACAACAAGGCGCTGGCCCTGATCGGCTCCGCCAGCCCGGCCGTCGGCGCGCTGCTCTCCGCCCACCAGTCCATCGGTGTGCCGCAGCCGCTGAAACTCTTCGGCACCCAGGAGCAGAAGGACTCCTTCCTGCCGCGCTGCGCCCGCACCGACATCTCCGCGTTCCTGCTCACGGAGCCCGACGTCGGTTCCGACCCGGCGCGCCTGGCCACGATGGCCGTGCCGGACGGCGACGACTACGTACTCGACGGCGTCAAACTGTGGACCACCAACGGTGTAGTCGCCGACCTGCTCGTCGTGATGGCCCGGGTGCCGCAGTCCGAGGGCCACAAGGGCGGTATCACCGCCTTCGTGGTCGAGGCGACCTCACCCGGCATCACGGTCGAGAACCGCAACGCCTTCATGGGGCTGCGCGGTATCGAGAACGGCGTCACCCGCTTCCACCAGGTCCGGGTCCCCGCGGCGAACCGCATCGGTCCGGAGGGATCCGGGCTGAAGATCGCGCTGACCACCCTCAACACCGGGCGCCTGTCACTGCCCGCTATGTGCGTGGGGGCGGGCAAGTGGTGTCTGAAGATCGCCCGTGAATGGGCGTCCGTGCGCGAGCAGTGGGGCAAGCCCGTCGCCAAGCACGAGGCCGTCGGAGCGAAGATCTCGTTCATGGCGGCCACCACCTTCGCCCTCGAGGCGATCGTGGACCTGTCGTCCCAGATGGCCGACGAGGACCGCAACGACATCCGCATCGAGGCCGCGCTCGCGAAGCTGTACGGCTCCGAGATGTCCTGGCTGATGGCGGACGAACTGATCCAGATCCGCGGCGGACGCGGCTTCGAGACCGCGGAGTCGCTGGCCGCGCGCGGCGAACGGGCGGTGCCGGCCGAGCAGATGCTGCGCGATATGCGGATCAACCGGATCTTCGAGGGCTCGACCGAGATCATGCACCTGCTGATCGCCCGCGAGGCGGTCGACGCGCACCTCTCGGTGGCCGGGGACATCATCGACCCGGACAAGTCACTCGGCGACAAGGCGAAGGCCGGCGCCCAGGCGACCGCCTTCTACGCCCGCTGGCTGCCGAAGCTCGTCGCCGGTCCCGGTCAGCTGCCGGGCTCGTACGCCGAGTTCAAGCGGACCGGCCATGCCGACCTGTCGGCTCATCTGCGGTACGTGGAGCGCTCGGCACGCAAGCTGGCTCGCTCCACGTTCTACGGGATGTCCCGCTGGCAGGGCCGCATGGAGACCAAGCAGGGCTTCCTCGGGCGGGTCGTGGACATCGGCGCCGAACTCTTCGCCATGAGCGCCGCCTGTGTGCGCGCCGAGCACCTGAGGCTTACCGGTTCGCACGGCCGTGAGGCGTACCAGCTCGCTGACGCGTTCTGCCGCCAGTCCCGTCTTAGGGTCGAAGAGCTCTTCGGTCGGCTGTGGGCCAACACGGACGACCTCGACCGGAAGATGGTCAACGGCGTACTCGCCGGCAGCTACACCTGGCTCGAGGAAGGCGTCATCGACCCGAGCGGCGACGGACCGTGGATCGCCGACGCCAGCCCCGGCCCCGCGAGGCGGGAGAACGTGCACCGCCAAATCCGCTGA